A single genomic interval of Agarivorans aestuarii harbors:
- a CDS encoding TetR/AcrR family transcriptional regulator produces the protein MISDKRVRILMAAEALINKSGLEAVSIHRVAKQAKVATGTIYLYFKDKDELMAELHERNLRLFAEAFLADVNTAQSLQECHSRLWLNALHYHQENVNVQRLWVHLETLPKNARHKALIQELFKPVKLFFSRGVEQGCFKPLPSEMLYALAFGQILEICRFSQLREANFTKQDMDAALLASWDAITIHP, from the coding sequence ATGATTTCCGATAAACGCGTACGTATATTGATGGCTGCTGAGGCGCTGATTAATAAATCAGGGCTTGAGGCTGTGTCTATTCACCGCGTGGCCAAGCAGGCAAAAGTAGCGACCGGTACCATCTATTTGTATTTTAAAGATAAAGACGAGTTGATGGCGGAGCTTCATGAGCGTAATTTGCGTTTGTTTGCCGAGGCCTTTTTGGCAGATGTTAATACGGCACAGAGCTTACAAGAGTGCCACAGTCGTTTGTGGCTAAATGCACTACACTACCATCAAGAAAATGTGAATGTGCAACGCTTGTGGGTCCATTTAGAAACCTTACCTAAAAATGCTCGTCACAAAGCGCTTATCCAGGAATTATTTAAACCGGTAAAACTTTTTTTTAGCCGTGGTGTCGAACAAGGCTGCTTTAAACCTTTACCAAGCGAAATGCTATACGCCTTGGCCTTTGGCCAAATACTCGAAATTTGTCGCTTTTCTCAACTTCGAGAAGCGAATTTTACAAAGCAAGACATGGATGCCGCGCTTTTAGCTAGCTGGGATGCTATTACCATACACCCTTAG
- the rep gene encoding DNA helicase Rep has translation MKLNPAQDKAVSYVSGPCLVLAGAGSGKTRVITNKIAHLVQNCGYKAKNIAAVTFTNKAAREMKERVGQTMGRKEARGLRVCTFHTLGLDIIRREYRSLKLKPNFSLFDDQDQMALLKELTEKELEGDKDLLKQLLSCISNWKNDLVLPAQAVARATGQSQQEQLFAHMYEAYQRQLTAYNALDFDDLILMPTLLLTHDAAVRKRWQDTIQYLLVDEYQDTNTSQYQLVKLITQERACFTVVGDDDQSIYSWRGAQPKNLMQLQKDFPALEVIMLEQNYRSTQRILKCANILIENNEHIFEKSLFSELAYGEPLKILFAKTEEQESERVVAELIGHRFMNNANYQDYAILYRGNHQSRLLEKTLMNNRVPYKISGGTSFFARAEIKDIMAYLRVLVNQDDDNALLRIINTPRREIGPTTLEKVGTYANEQQISLFAATTHIAMTSILPTRALNAVNEFSQWLLALAERVERGDAQQAVRDMIRDIHYEDFLYETSPSPKAAEMRMKNVSELFRWVSGMLEGDNDNEPMTLPQVVNRLILRDMMERGEEDEESDQVQLMTLHASKGLEFPYVYLIGMEEGLLPHQSSIDEDNVEEERRLAYVGITRAQRELTFTLTKERRQFGELIKPEPSRFLYELPQNDLVWEQRRKKETAEERQEKGNKGIAALRAALNKNNS, from the coding sequence GTGAAGTTAAATCCCGCACAAGATAAAGCCGTTAGTTATGTATCTGGCCCCTGCTTAGTATTAGCAGGTGCAGGCAGTGGTAAAACACGGGTTATTACCAACAAAATTGCTCATTTAGTGCAAAACTGTGGCTATAAGGCAAAAAACATTGCCGCGGTAACCTTCACTAATAAAGCTGCCCGCGAAATGAAAGAGCGGGTGGGCCAAACCATGGGGCGCAAAGAAGCGCGAGGCTTGCGGGTATGTACTTTCCATACCTTGGGTTTAGACATTATTCGCCGTGAATACCGCAGCCTTAAGCTAAAACCCAACTTCTCACTGTTTGACGATCAAGACCAAATGGCCTTACTCAAAGAGCTCACCGAAAAAGAATTAGAGGGCGATAAAGACTTACTCAAGCAACTGCTTAGCTGCATTTCTAACTGGAAGAATGATTTGGTATTACCGGCGCAAGCTGTAGCCAGAGCTACCGGCCAAAGCCAGCAAGAGCAATTGTTTGCCCATATGTACGAAGCCTATCAGCGTCAGCTTACCGCCTATAACGCACTAGACTTTGATGACCTGATTTTAATGCCTACGCTATTGCTCACCCACGACGCAGCAGTACGTAAACGTTGGCAAGATACCATTCAATATTTATTGGTAGATGAGTATCAAGATACCAATACCAGCCAGTATCAGCTGGTAAAATTAATTACCCAGGAGCGCGCCTGCTTCACCGTGGTTGGTGACGATGACCAGAGCATTTACTCTTGGCGTGGTGCGCAGCCTAAAAACCTGATGCAGCTGCAAAAAGATTTCCCTGCTTTAGAAGTGATCATGCTGGAGCAAAACTATCGCTCAACCCAGCGGATATTAAAGTGCGCCAACATCCTTATCGAAAACAATGAGCATATTTTCGAGAAATCGCTGTTCTCCGAGTTAGCCTACGGTGAACCACTTAAGATTCTCTTTGCGAAAACCGAAGAACAAGAATCTGAGCGCGTAGTGGCCGAGTTAATTGGTCACCGTTTTATGAATAACGCCAATTACCAAGATTACGCCATTTTATACCGCGGCAATCACCAGTCTCGGCTGCTCGAAAAAACCTTAATGAACAACCGTGTTCCCTATAAAATTAGTGGCGGCACCTCGTTTTTTGCCCGCGCCGAAATCAAAGACATCATGGCCTATCTACGGGTATTGGTGAACCAAGACGACGACAACGCCTTGCTGCGTATCATCAATACGCCACGTCGCGAAATTGGCCCAACTACCTTAGAAAAAGTGGGTACCTACGCCAACGAGCAACAAATCAGCTTGTTTGCAGCAACTACCCACATAGCCATGACCAGCATTTTGCCCACCCGAGCACTTAATGCAGTGAATGAGTTTAGTCAGTGGTTACTGGCATTGGCCGAGCGCGTTGAGCGAGGAGATGCTCAGCAAGCTGTACGCGACATGATCCGAGATATTCACTACGAAGACTTCCTTTACGAAACCAGCCCCAGCCCTAAAGCTGCAGAAATGCGCATGAAGAATGTCTCAGAGCTATTTCGCTGGGTAAGTGGCATGCTCGAAGGTGATAACGACAACGAGCCAATGACCTTGCCACAAGTGGTTAATCGGCTGATTTTACGCGACATGATGGAACGTGGCGAAGAAGACGAAGAAAGCGATCAGGTTCAATTAATGACCTTGCACGCCTCAAAAGGTTTGGAGTTTCCTTACGTGTACCTCATCGGCATGGAAGAAGGTTTATTGCCGCACCAAAGCAGTATTGATGAAGACAATGTAGAAGAAGAGCGTCGCCTTGCTTATGTTGGGATTACTCGGGCCCAGCGCGAACTCACTTTCACCTTAACTAAAGAGCGTCGCCAGTTTGGCGAACTCATCAAACCAGAACCAAGCCGGTTTTTATACGAACTGCCACAAAACGATTTAGTGTGGGAGCAACGCCGTAAAAAGGAAACCGCTGAAGAACGCCAAGAAAAAGGCAACAAAGGCATTGCTGCGTTGCGGGCCGCGCTTAACAAAAACAACAGCTAA
- a CDS encoding phosphotransferase, which yields MNALVEQRQQAQLHFQQGEQNIIVGDAAACPLPPEQLVALEADSPYVVEVFEGGLTAIVFHLCIDGRHYNLKKRRPQALVHNVDGETSFLNEVQRRRDIQALKDQPSTAKAYQHIVTTLYANYRLGFILSPWIEGKPLCSFSREIFRQIFDTQFALEQAGLMEWDLSPGNIIYDGRQIHLFDFGYMYPYDPLEHFNSDGLAAPDFHAVERLETRNVFGYLLRYQDVMTAADQLAIYRELKEAALDVYTQKLIWLKQNYAQPAIIQWQTEIIERWEYALDNERSLKNLFIAESFRSHCLDIADDISGKSCTPMTLKRIDKVITMAATVYLQLQNNGALLFDNAELEQVDLIKKYQDYRQLAAQYQQK from the coding sequence ATGAATGCATTAGTTGAACAACGTCAACAAGCTCAACTGCATTTTCAACAAGGAGAGCAGAATATTATAGTGGGTGATGCCGCTGCCTGTCCCTTGCCGCCAGAACAACTGGTCGCTCTAGAAGCAGATTCTCCCTATGTAGTGGAAGTATTTGAAGGCGGTTTAACTGCTATTGTGTTTCACCTATGTATTGATGGCCGACACTACAATCTTAAAAAACGTCGCCCGCAAGCCTTGGTGCATAATGTTGATGGTGAAACTTCCTTCCTTAACGAAGTACAGCGCCGCCGCGATATTCAAGCGCTTAAAGACCAACCTAGCACCGCCAAAGCTTATCAACACATTGTAACTACCCTTTACGCCAACTATCGCCTTGGTTTTATTTTGTCACCGTGGATTGAAGGCAAGCCACTATGCAGTTTTAGCCGTGAAATTTTTAGACAGATTTTCGATACCCAATTTGCCCTAGAGCAAGCTGGCTTAATGGAGTGGGATTTGTCTCCTGGCAACATCATTTACGACGGCCGACAAATCCATCTGTTCGATTTTGGCTATATGTACCCTTACGATCCCTTAGAGCACTTTAATAGTGATGGTTTAGCTGCTCCAGATTTTCATGCGGTGGAACGTTTAGAAACCCGCAATGTATTTGGCTATTTGCTGCGCTACCAAGATGTAATGACCGCCGCAGACCAACTTGCGATTTATCGTGAGCTAAAAGAAGCTGCGTTAGATGTTTATACCCAAAAGCTCATTTGGCTAAAACAAAACTATGCCCAGCCGGCCATAATCCAATGGCAAACAGAGATTATTGAACGCTGGGAATATGCTCTAGACAACGAACGCTCACTGAAAAATCTATTTATTGCAGAAAGCTTCCGCTCCCACTGTTTAGACATTGCCGACGACATTAGTGGCAAGAGCTGCACCCCAATGACCTTAAAGCGCATCGACAAAGTCATCACCATGGCTGCCACTGTTTATTTACAGCTTCAAAACAACGGCGCGCTGTTGTTTGACAACGCAGAGCTGGAGCAGGTCGACCTAATCAAAAAATACCAAGATTACCGTCAACTAGCGGCCCAGTACCAACAGAAATAA
- a CDS encoding efflux RND transporter permease subunit, with the protein MRFTDIFIRRPILALSLSLLLLIIGIQSVFKLQIREYPELTNTVITVSTAYYGAPAEVIQGFITQPLQQSIAEADNLDFLESNSSMGSSTITAYMKTGADPDAALSEIMAKVNAVRARLPSEALDPNISRSTGSSTSIMYIAFSSDELKAAQIVDYVNRNVQPQMVTVTGVAKANVYGPQLSMRVWLDPVKLANHKLTAAEVVNALQNNNFRSAPGQAKSRFFLYNVEADTDLKTRAEFEQLIVARSESGIVRLNDVAELELDAARETVRAKADAQTAVVVAIDPTPTANPLTVAKLITEMLPDLEANLPDSMGMQVLYDSTEYIESSINEVLTTIVEATIIVVVVIFLFMGNLRAVLIPVIAIPLSLIGVCLAMQALGFSLNLLTLLAMVLAIGLVVDDAIVVVENVDRHIRQGMKPFDAAIVGTREIALPVISMTITLAAVYSPIAMVEGLTGVLFAEFALTLAGAVVVSGFVALTLSPVMCSVLLKHNPNPGRFEVGVHKFLDSLDSGYDKLVGGVLKYRPVVVIFAIIVMGSLYPLLKIIPTELAPAEDKGAAMIMANGPAGANIDYMDQYTTEVGRRGMALDDIASAFTLAGIPSATQGLGFLNTTLWEDRTMSQDELVKAIQAETADIAGVSVASFPLPVLPGASGGFPVQFVLQGTGDYRTLVSLAQELQQAAMQSGYFVFTDLDTKFQTATLDIKVNRDKAGAYGVKMADIASTLGTLMGDGYINHINYDGRSYEVIPQVKREDRLSPEAIGQFYVKTVDGSPVPLVNLIEWDLTGQPSSLLQMNQTNSVTLNGALMPGQTMGDALKFLEQKSAEILPKGYGFEYKGESRQFVQEGSALYATFGLALAIIFLVLAAQFESIRDPIVIMVSVPLAICGALLMMGWGLASLNIYTQIGMITLVGLITKHGILMCEVAKERQILKGEDKITAIRHAARIRLRAILMTTISMVAGLVPLLLAVGPGAAARFDIGMVICAGLSIGTVFTLFVLPVIYSYLGANHKPVPSVDHLVGDTVAD; encoded by the coding sequence ATGAGATTTACCGATATTTTTATTCGGCGACCGATATTAGCGCTGTCTTTAAGTTTGCTGCTGCTGATTATTGGTATTCAATCAGTATTTAAGCTGCAAATTCGCGAGTATCCAGAGCTAACCAACACGGTTATTACTGTAAGCACCGCTTATTATGGTGCGCCTGCAGAAGTTATACAGGGTTTTATTACCCAGCCATTGCAGCAGTCGATTGCTGAGGCGGATAACTTAGATTTCTTGGAATCTAACTCTTCTATGGGCAGCAGTACCATTACTGCTTACATGAAAACAGGTGCCGACCCAGATGCTGCACTGTCGGAGATTATGGCTAAAGTAAACGCTGTACGTGCGCGTTTACCCAGTGAAGCCTTAGATCCCAACATTTCGCGCTCAACCGGTTCTAGTACCTCGATTATGTACATCGCCTTTAGTAGTGATGAGCTAAAAGCGGCGCAAATTGTGGATTATGTAAACCGTAACGTGCAGCCGCAAATGGTGACGGTAACGGGTGTTGCCAAGGCCAATGTTTACGGGCCGCAGTTGTCGATGCGGGTATGGTTAGATCCAGTAAAACTGGCGAACCATAAACTTACCGCGGCAGAAGTGGTTAACGCTCTGCAAAACAACAACTTTAGGTCGGCTCCGGGTCAAGCTAAAAGTCGTTTCTTCCTTTATAACGTAGAAGCTGATACCGATCTTAAAACCCGTGCCGAGTTTGAGCAGTTGATTGTTGCGCGTAGCGAAAGTGGCATTGTGCGCTTAAACGATGTGGCTGAGCTGGAGCTGGATGCAGCACGTGAAACCGTACGAGCGAAAGCTGATGCACAAACCGCGGTTGTGGTAGCCATTGACCCAACGCCTACTGCCAACCCGCTAACCGTTGCCAAGTTGATTACCGAAATGCTACCCGACTTGGAAGCTAACCTTCCAGATAGCATGGGCATGCAAGTACTTTATGATTCAACGGAATACATTGAATCATCGATTAATGAAGTACTTACCACCATTGTGGAAGCCACCATTATTGTTGTGGTTGTGATTTTCTTGTTCATGGGTAACTTGCGTGCAGTACTCATTCCAGTTATCGCGATTCCGCTATCACTGATTGGTGTGTGTTTGGCGATGCAAGCCTTAGGTTTCTCGCTAAACCTATTAACCTTGTTGGCTATGGTGCTGGCAATTGGTTTGGTGGTGGACGACGCCATTGTTGTGGTGGAAAACGTTGACCGGCATATTCGCCAAGGGATGAAACCCTTTGATGCTGCCATTGTTGGTACCCGCGAAATTGCCTTGCCGGTAATTTCGATGACCATTACCTTAGCAGCAGTGTATTCGCCGATCGCCATGGTCGAAGGTTTAACCGGCGTATTGTTTGCCGAGTTTGCCCTTACCCTTGCGGGCGCGGTTGTGGTATCGGGTTTTGTTGCCTTAACCTTATCGCCGGTGATGTGTTCGGTATTACTTAAGCACAACCCTAATCCGGGCCGTTTTGAAGTAGGCGTTCATAAATTCTTAGATAGTTTAGATAGCGGCTACGACAAACTTGTTGGCGGGGTATTAAAGTACCGCCCTGTGGTGGTGATCTTCGCCATTATTGTGATGGGCTCTTTGTACCCGCTACTGAAGATTATTCCTACTGAACTTGCACCTGCTGAAGATAAAGGCGCTGCAATGATTATGGCGAATGGTCCGGCTGGGGCAAACATTGACTACATGGATCAATACACCACCGAAGTGGGTCGACGCGGCATGGCCTTAGACGATATTGCCAGTGCATTTACCTTAGCGGGTATACCTAGTGCGACCCAGGGTTTAGGCTTCTTAAACACCACTTTGTGGGAAGATCGCACCATGAGCCAAGATGAGCTGGTTAAAGCGATTCAAGCCGAAACCGCCGACATCGCTGGTGTATCTGTCGCTTCGTTTCCGCTGCCGGTTTTGCCCGGTGCCAGTGGTGGTTTTCCGGTGCAGTTTGTATTGCAAGGTACCGGTGATTACCGCACTTTGGTGAGCCTAGCCCAGGAGCTACAACAAGCTGCTATGCAAAGTGGTTACTTTGTATTTACCGACTTAGACACCAAGTTCCAAACGGCAACCTTAGACATTAAAGTTAACCGTGATAAAGCCGGTGCCTATGGGGTGAAGATGGCAGACATTGCCAGCACCTTGGGTACTTTAATGGGTGATGGTTACATCAACCACATTAACTATGATGGTCGCTCTTACGAGGTGATCCCTCAGGTTAAGCGTGAAGACCGATTAAGCCCTGAGGCAATTGGTCAGTTCTATGTGAAAACCGTTGATGGTAGCCCGGTACCCTTGGTTAACTTGATTGAATGGGACTTAACCGGCCAGCCAAGTTCGCTACTGCAAATGAACCAAACCAACTCGGTAACCTTAAATGGTGCCTTAATGCCAGGCCAAACCATGGGGGACGCGCTTAAGTTCTTAGAGCAAAAATCTGCAGAGATTTTACCTAAGGGTTATGGTTTTGAGTACAAAGGTGAATCTCGTCAGTTTGTGCAAGAAGGTTCAGCCTTGTATGCCACCTTTGGCTTAGCACTGGCGATTATCTTCTTGGTATTGGCGGCGCAGTTCGAAAGTATTCGCGACCCAATTGTGATTATGGTGTCGGTACCGTTAGCGATTTGTGGTGCGCTATTGATGATGGGCTGGGGCTTAGCCTCACTCAATATCTATACCCAAATTGGTATGATTACCCTCGTTGGTTTGATTACTAAACACGGTATTTTGATGTGCGAAGTAGCCAAAGAGCGTCAAATCTTGAAAGGTGAAGACAAGATCACTGCGATTCGCCATGCTGCCCGAATTCGTTTGCGTGCAATTTTGATGACCACCATCTCTATGGTGGCGGGCTTGGTACCATTGCTACTCGCTGTTGGTCCAGGTGCTGCTGCACGCTTTGATATTGGTATGGTTATTTGTGCGGGTTTATCCATTGGTACGGTATTTACATTGTTTGTATTGCCAGTAATTTACTCCTATTTGGGTGCCAATCACAAACCAGTGCCAAGTGTTGATCACTTGGTGGGTGATACGGTAGCCGACTAA
- a CDS encoding efflux RND transporter periplasmic adaptor subunit, with protein MKKWMAIMLVITVILFGSVFGFYLFKQKMIAEFMANRPVPEMPVEVATANAEDWQPAIESIGFIEPYQGVNISSSVAGLVTKIHFTSGDTVKAGELLVSLEADVEKANLASAKAKLPAVKRQMERNKTLLDRGSVSQTQFDDSEANYLALVSDIEALKATIERRDIRAPFNGVMGIRQINLGQYLQAGDDIARLENLDHMLLRFIVPQKDISLINVGTEIELNSDAYPAQWFKGKITTIEPTVDPQSGVIQVQATIPNAEGLLRSGMYASVRIWQAVQPNQIVVPQQAISFSLYGESIYVLESETADDGSETLIAKQRSVTVGERRGDVAVIDKGVNAGEQVVVSGQVRLRNGAVVRIVEDSFVQRDQNLPKD; from the coding sequence ATGAAAAAATGGATGGCAATCATGCTAGTCATAACAGTGATTCTGTTTGGTAGCGTGTTTGGTTTTTACCTATTCAAACAAAAGATGATTGCCGAATTTATGGCTAATCGTCCGGTGCCAGAAATGCCTGTGGAAGTGGCTACAGCGAATGCAGAAGACTGGCAGCCAGCAATTGAATCAATTGGATTTATTGAGCCCTACCAAGGTGTGAATATTAGTAGCTCAGTGGCTGGATTGGTGACTAAAATTCACTTTACTTCGGGTGACACAGTAAAAGCGGGTGAACTATTGGTGAGCCTAGAAGCTGACGTTGAAAAAGCTAACCTGGCTAGTGCTAAGGCCAAGCTTCCAGCGGTTAAGCGCCAAATGGAGCGCAATAAAACCTTGTTGGATCGTGGTTCGGTTTCGCAAACCCAGTTTGATGACTCGGAAGCTAACTACCTTGCCTTGGTCAGTGATATTGAAGCACTTAAAGCCACTATTGAGCGCCGTGATATTCGCGCCCCGTTTAACGGTGTAATGGGCATTCGCCAAATCAACCTTGGTCAATACTTGCAAGCGGGTGACGACATTGCTCGTTTAGAGAATCTTGATCATATGTTGCTGCGCTTTATTGTGCCGCAAAAAGACATCTCGCTTATCAATGTTGGTACCGAGATTGAGCTTAACTCTGATGCTTATCCTGCGCAGTGGTTTAAAGGCAAAATCACTACCATTGAACCTACCGTTGACCCACAAAGTGGTGTGATTCAGGTACAGGCTACCATTCCAAATGCTGAAGGGCTTTTACGGTCTGGCATGTACGCCAGTGTACGTATTTGGCAAGCGGTGCAGCCTAATCAAATTGTGGTGCCACAGCAGGCTATTTCGTTTTCCTTATACGGTGAATCTATTTACGTTCTAGAAAGTGAAACTGCAGACGACGGCAGCGAAACTTTAATTGCTAAGCAACGTTCAGTCACTGTGGGTGAACGTCGCGGCGATGTTGCTGTGATCGATAAAGGCGTGAACGCTGGCGAGCAAGTAGTGGTTTCTGGTCAAGTGCGTTTACGTAACGGGGCTGTGGTTCGTATTGTTGAAGATAGCTTCGTACAACGCGACCAAAACTTGCCAAAAGATTAG